A window of Micrococcus endophyticus contains these coding sequences:
- a CDS encoding acyl carrier protein — MASKEEILAGLAEIVNEETGLDAADVQPEKSFTDDLDIDSISMMTIVVNAEDKFGVKIPDEEVKNLKTVQDAVDFIDNAQA, encoded by the coding sequence ATGGCTTCCAAGGAAGAGATCCTCGCCGGCCTCGCCGAGATCGTGAACGAGGAGACCGGCCTCGACGCCGCCGACGTCCAGCCGGAGAAGTCCTTCACGGACGACCTGGACATCGACTCGATCTCGATGATGACCATCGTGGTCAACGCCGAGGACAAGTTCGGGGTGAAGATCCCGGACGAGGAGGTCAAGAACCTCAAGACCGTCCAGGACGCCGTCGACTTCATCGACAACGCCCAGGCCTAA
- a CDS encoding tyrosine recombinase XerC, translated as MASSSSSARPAAARAFAPSPRDAAWLEAFEEHLRHERNRSPQTVRAYATDLRDLVAHVASGTRGGHPGTAASDAAVEADAVAPDVFAEVDVEDLRGWLAAMTDAGLARTTLARRVAAVRTFTGWLRREGLREDDPALRLRSPRPAATLPHVLQEQQAERLLGGAQARVEEAAVGDDPAAHALALRDAALLELLYATGARVAELSALDVDDLEPGRAVARLTGKGDRQRTVPYGAPAARALEAWLRLGRPRLARDGSGPALFLGVRGGRLGVRQVRAVVDRALEGLGDTAARGPHALRHTAATHLLDGGADLRSVQEVLGHSSLRTTQVYTHVSIDRLREGYRQAHPRA; from the coding sequence ATGGCCTCGTCGTCCTCCTCCGCCCGTCCCGCCGCCGCGCGGGCGTTCGCGCCCTCGCCCCGGGACGCCGCGTGGCTCGAGGCCTTCGAGGAGCACCTGCGGCACGAGCGCAACCGCAGCCCCCAGACCGTGCGGGCCTACGCCACGGACCTGCGCGACCTCGTCGCCCACGTGGCGTCGGGGACGAGGGGCGGCCACCCCGGAACCGCGGCCTCGGATGCCGCCGTCGAGGCCGATGCCGTGGCGCCCGACGTCTTCGCCGAGGTCGACGTCGAGGACCTGCGCGGCTGGCTGGCCGCGATGACGGACGCCGGCCTGGCCCGCACCACGCTCGCCCGCCGCGTGGCCGCCGTCCGCACGTTCACCGGCTGGCTGCGCCGCGAGGGGCTGCGCGAGGACGACCCGGCGCTGCGGCTGCGCTCGCCGCGGCCCGCCGCCACCCTGCCCCACGTGCTCCAGGAGCAGCAGGCCGAGCGGCTTCTCGGCGGCGCCCAGGCCCGCGTCGAGGAGGCGGCGGTCGGCGACGACCCCGCCGCCCACGCGCTGGCCCTGCGGGACGCCGCCCTGCTCGAGCTGCTCTACGCCACCGGCGCCCGCGTGGCCGAGCTGTCCGCCCTGGACGTGGACGACCTCGAGCCCGGCCGGGCCGTCGCCCGGCTCACGGGCAAGGGCGACCGCCAGCGCACCGTCCCGTACGGCGCGCCCGCGGCCCGCGCCCTCGAGGCGTGGCTGCGCCTCGGCCGGCCGCGTCTGGCCCGGGACGGCTCCGGGCCCGCCCTGTTCCTCGGCGTGCGCGGCGGCCGCCTCGGCGTCCGGCAGGTGCGCGCCGTCGTCGACCGGGCCCTCGAGGGGCTGGGGGACACCGCCGCCCGCGGCCCGCACGCCCTGCGGCACACCGCCGCCACCCACCTGCTCGACGGCGGCGCGGACCTGCGCAGCGTCCAGGAGGTGCTCGGGCACTCATCCCTGCGCACCACCCAGGTCTACACGCACGTGTCCATCGACCGGCTCCGCGAGGGCTACCGGCAGGCCCACCCCCGCGCCTGA
- a CDS encoding redoxin domain-containing protein: protein MAEDPRRSAVAEEPGAVPALRDDRGQDWPWPPTRGPEDAAAPWATWLVLLPGAFTPVCTGELGWLGELATDLAADGVAVRVLACDAGPVLRRVREELGLPEDLVLLSDFWPHGAACAALDAFDAASGRARRVSVLLDADGVEAARVTAAPGWPRSRTEHEAATRALLGDR from the coding sequence GTGGCTGAGGACCCGCGCAGAAGCGCGGTGGCCGAGGAGCCCGGTGCCGTCCCCGCCCTGCGGGACGACCGTGGCCAGGACTGGCCCTGGCCGCCGACCCGCGGGCCCGAGGACGCGGCCGCGCCGTGGGCCACGTGGCTCGTCCTCCTGCCCGGCGCGTTCACCCCGGTGTGCACCGGCGAGCTGGGCTGGCTGGGGGAGCTGGCCACGGACCTCGCCGCCGACGGCGTGGCGGTGCGGGTCCTCGCCTGCGACGCGGGCCCCGTGCTGCGTCGGGTCCGCGAGGAGCTGGGACTGCCCGAGGATCTGGTCCTGCTCTCCGACTTCTGGCCGCACGGCGCGGCCTGCGCGGCGCTGGACGCGTTCGACGCGGCGTCCGGCCGCGCCCGCCGCGTGTCCGTGCTGCTGGACGCGGACGGCGTCGAGGCCGCTCGGGTGACGGCCGCCCCGGGCTGGCCGCGCTCGCGGACGGAGCACGAGGCGGCGACGCGCGCCCTGCTCGGCGACCGGTAG
- the fabF gene encoding beta-ketoacyl-ACP synthase II gives MTRTAVITGLGATTPIGGDVPTFWSNALKGVSGARTMEHEWVEELGLPVTFAAELAVPTADVLSKVEQKRQDPGTQMATVAAREAWRDAGLEGMELDGDRLAVAFGTGIGGVWTLLDGWDTLRERGPRRVLPMTVPMLMPNGAAGALSLEFGARAGARTVVSACAAGTEALETALLLIRSGQADVVICGASEAAVHPLPMAAFAAMQALSKRNDDPQAASRPYDVDRDGFVLGEGAGVMVVESEEHARARGARVYAELAGTGVTSDSHHITAPEPEGLGATRAMRAALKAADLTPEDVCHVNAHATSTPKGDAPEYLAMKAVFGDHLDQVQVSATKSQTGHLLGASGAIESILSVLAVHHGQAPVTINLDNQDPEIPLNVVTGSPAQLPEGPRVAVKNSFGFGGHNAVAVFRSV, from the coding sequence ATGACCCGCACCGCAGTGATCACCGGCCTCGGCGCCACCACGCCCATCGGCGGCGACGTGCCCACCTTCTGGTCCAACGCCCTCAAGGGCGTCTCCGGGGCGCGCACCATGGAGCACGAGTGGGTGGAGGAGCTGGGCCTGCCCGTCACCTTCGCCGCCGAGCTCGCGGTGCCCACCGCGGACGTGCTCTCCAAGGTGGAGCAGAAGCGCCAGGACCCCGGCACCCAGATGGCCACCGTGGCCGCCCGCGAGGCGTGGCGGGACGCGGGCCTCGAGGGCATGGAGCTCGACGGCGACCGCCTCGCCGTGGCCTTCGGCACCGGCATCGGCGGCGTGTGGACCCTCCTGGACGGCTGGGACACCCTGCGCGAGCGCGGCCCCCGCCGCGTCCTGCCGATGACCGTGCCCATGCTCATGCCCAACGGCGCCGCCGGCGCCCTCTCCCTCGAGTTCGGCGCCCGTGCCGGCGCCCGCACCGTGGTGTCCGCGTGCGCCGCGGGCACCGAGGCCCTCGAGACCGCGCTGCTGCTGATCCGTTCCGGCCAGGCCGACGTCGTGATCTGCGGCGCCTCCGAGGCCGCCGTGCACCCGTTGCCGATGGCCGCGTTCGCCGCCATGCAGGCGCTGTCCAAGCGCAACGACGACCCGCAGGCCGCCTCCCGCCCCTACGACGTGGACCGGGACGGCTTCGTGCTCGGCGAGGGCGCCGGGGTCATGGTGGTGGAGTCCGAGGAGCACGCCCGCGCCCGCGGCGCCCGCGTGTACGCCGAGCTCGCCGGCACCGGCGTCACCTCCGACTCGCACCACATCACCGCCCCGGAACCCGAGGGCCTGGGCGCCACCCGCGCGATGCGCGCCGCCCTCAAGGCCGCCGACCTCACCCCCGAGGACGTGTGCCACGTGAACGCGCACGCCACCTCCACCCCCAAGGGCGACGCCCCCGAGTACCTGGCCATGAAGGCCGTGTTCGGGGACCACCTGGACCAGGTGCAGGTCTCCGCCACCAAGTCCCAGACCGGCCATCTGCTGGGCGCCTCGGGCGCGATCGAGTCGATCCTCTCCGTGCTCGCCGTGCACCACGGCCAGGCGCCCGTGACGATCAACCTGGACAACCAGGACCCGGAGATCCCGCTCAACGTGGTCACCGGGTCCCCCGCGCAGCTGCCCGAGGGCCCGCGCGTCGCCGTGAAGAACTCCTTCGGCTTCGGCGGGCACAACGCCGTGGCGGTCTTCCGCAGCGTCTGA
- a CDS encoding DUF3052 domain-containing protein: MEAGSTPTSTDSALLAELALAQGDLVQEWGYDDDVDFSFRDGLEDALGEELLTEEDQEPADAVLYWWRAEDGDVTDLADALVDAQRSLDSGPVWLMTPRKGRAGHVNPADVQEAAGTAGLHATTGAGVSEDWAAQRLVQKRGG; this comes from the coding sequence ATGGAGGCAGGGTCGACGCCGACCTCGACGGACAGCGCGCTCCTGGCGGAGCTCGCCCTCGCGCAGGGCGACCTCGTGCAGGAGTGGGGGTACGACGACGACGTCGACTTCAGCTTCCGCGACGGCCTGGAGGACGCCCTCGGCGAGGAGCTGCTGACCGAGGAGGACCAGGAGCCGGCGGACGCCGTCCTGTACTGGTGGCGCGCCGAGGACGGCGACGTCACGGACCTCGCGGACGCGCTCGTGGACGCCCAGCGCTCCCTGGACTCCGGCCCCGTGTGGTTGATGACCCCGCGCAAGGGCCGGGCCGGGCACGTGAACCCGGCGGACGTGCAGGAGGCCGCCGGCACCGCGGGCCTGCATGCCACGACCGGCGCGGGCGTCTCCGAGGACTGGGCGGCCCAGCGGCTCGTGCAGAAGCGCGGTGGCTGA
- a CDS encoding DUF3145 domain-containing protein, protein MTSTTTRGVVHILSAPTALCPHVEWALSSVLGPETPVEWQGQPVAPGQHRTELRWTAPAGTGARLASALRGWPHLRFEITEEPSAGVDGSRWSHTPDLGIFHATTDVSGNTMVSEDRIRYAYEAGAGDPAVLLHELSLALGEAWDEELEPFRLAAADANVRWLHRVG, encoded by the coding sequence ATGACCAGCACCACCACCCGCGGCGTGGTCCACATCCTCTCCGCGCCGACCGCCCTGTGCCCGCACGTGGAATGGGCGCTGAGCTCCGTGCTCGGCCCCGAGACCCCCGTCGAGTGGCAGGGCCAGCCGGTCGCGCCCGGCCAGCACCGCACCGAGCTGCGCTGGACCGCGCCCGCCGGCACCGGCGCCCGGCTCGCCTCCGCGCTGCGCGGCTGGCCGCACCTGCGCTTCGAGATCACCGAGGAGCCCTCGGCCGGCGTCGACGGCTCGCGCTGGTCCCACACCCCGGACCTGGGCATCTTCCACGCCACCACGGACGTCTCCGGGAACACCATGGTCTCCGAGGACCGGATCCGCTACGCCTACGAGGCCGGCGCGGGGGACCCCGCCGTCCTGCTCCACGAGCTCTCCCTCGCCCTGGGCGAGGCCTGGGACGAGGAGCTCGAGCCGTTCCGCCTCGCGGCCGCGGACGCCAACGTGCGCTGGCTGCACCGGGTCGGCTGA
- the aceE gene encoding pyruvate dehydrogenase (acetyl-transferring), homodimeric type, which produces MSAAEESSQILSGLTHQFPDKDPQETAEWIESLDGLIEERGTERAQFIMRSLLQRAGAKSVGVPMVTTTDYVNTIPADQEPEYPGDEELERRYRNYLRWNAAAIVQRAQKEGIGVGGHISSYAGQATLYEVGLNHFFRGQDHPGGGDHIFFQGHSSPGNYARAFLEGRLTEEDLDGFRQEKSRQGHALSSYPHPRMMPDFWQFPTVSMGLGPMNAIFQAQTNRYLHNHGIKDTSDQHVWAFLGDGEMDEPESRGQLHVAANDKLDNLTFVINCNLQRLDGPVRGNGKIVQELESYFRGAGWNVIKVLWGREWDPLLEADDEGELVRIMNETLDGDYQTYKAESGGFVRDHFFGRSSATKEMVADMSDDEIWGLKRGGHDYRKVYAAYKSAMEHKGQPTVILAHTIKGYGLGKSFEGRNATHQMKKMTVEDIKVFRDRHRIPVTDEQIERDPYDIPYYHPGQDAPEIKYLMERRKELGGFVPERRAKHHSIPVPPEAAYKQARKGSGKQQAATTMAFVRLLKDLMRDKNMGSRIVPIIPDEARTFGMDSFFPTAKIYNPKGQNYLSVDRDLFLSYKESPQGKIYHVGINEDGATAAFNAVGTAYSTHGEPMIPVYIFYSMFGFQRTADNVWAAGDQLARGFMIGATAGRTTLAGEGTQHMDGHSPVIAGTNPAVKHYDPAYSYEIAHIVRQGFEDMYGEHDRGEDVRNVIYYLTVYNEPIHHIDEPEDLDVEGLLKGIYRLSEGQGDGPKVQLMGSGVSLPWAVEAQGILAEEWGVNASVWSVTSYNELYRDAVAAEKDALKDPSAAPRVPYVTQKLEGAEGPVVATSDFATSWTNQIRPFIPNRFAALGADEFGFADTRSAARRYFLIDSHSMVVRALQLLEEEGSVEKGTAAKAHEKYRLDDVNAGTTGNAGGDA; this is translated from the coding sequence GTGAGCGCAGCCGAAGAGAGTTCCCAGATCCTCAGCGGCCTGACCCATCAGTTCCCGGACAAGGATCCGCAGGAGACCGCCGAGTGGATCGAGTCGCTCGACGGGCTCATCGAAGAGCGGGGCACCGAGCGCGCGCAGTTCATCATGCGCTCGCTGCTCCAGCGCGCGGGGGCGAAGTCCGTGGGCGTGCCGATGGTCACCACCACGGACTACGTCAACACGATCCCCGCCGACCAGGAGCCCGAGTACCCCGGCGACGAGGAGCTCGAGCGCCGCTACCGCAACTACCTGCGCTGGAACGCCGCGGCCATCGTGCAGCGCGCCCAGAAGGAGGGCATCGGCGTCGGCGGCCACATCTCCTCGTACGCCGGCCAGGCGACCCTCTACGAGGTGGGCCTGAACCACTTCTTCCGCGGCCAGGACCACCCCGGCGGCGGCGACCACATCTTCTTCCAGGGCCACTCCTCCCCGGGCAACTACGCCCGCGCGTTCCTCGAGGGCCGCCTCACCGAGGAGGACCTGGACGGCTTCCGCCAGGAGAAGTCCCGCCAGGGCCACGCCCTGTCCTCCTACCCGCACCCGCGGATGATGCCGGACTTCTGGCAGTTCCCCACCGTGTCCATGGGCCTGGGCCCGATGAACGCGATCTTCCAGGCGCAGACCAACCGGTACCTGCACAACCACGGGATCAAGGACACCTCCGACCAGCACGTCTGGGCGTTCCTCGGCGACGGCGAGATGGACGAGCCCGAGTCGCGCGGCCAGCTGCACGTGGCGGCCAACGACAAGCTCGACAACCTGACCTTCGTCATCAACTGCAACCTGCAGCGCCTCGACGGCCCGGTGCGTGGCAACGGCAAGATCGTCCAGGAGCTGGAGTCCTACTTCCGCGGCGCCGGCTGGAACGTCATCAAGGTCCTGTGGGGCCGCGAGTGGGATCCGCTGCTCGAGGCCGACGACGAGGGCGAGCTCGTGCGCATCATGAACGAGACGCTCGACGGCGACTACCAGACCTACAAGGCCGAGTCCGGCGGCTTCGTCCGCGACCACTTCTTCGGCCGCTCCTCCGCCACCAAGGAGATGGTGGCGGACATGAGCGACGACGAGATCTGGGGCCTGAAGCGCGGCGGCCACGACTACCGCAAGGTCTACGCCGCCTACAAGTCCGCCATGGAGCACAAGGGCCAGCCCACCGTGATCCTCGCGCACACCATCAAGGGCTACGGCCTGGGCAAGTCCTTCGAGGGCCGCAACGCGACCCACCAGATGAAGAAGATGACGGTCGAGGACATCAAGGTGTTCCGCGACCGCCACCGCATCCCCGTCACGGACGAGCAGATCGAGCGCGACCCCTACGACATCCCGTACTACCACCCGGGCCAGGACGCCCCGGAGATCAAGTACCTGATGGAGCGGCGCAAGGAGCTCGGCGGCTTCGTCCCCGAGCGTCGGGCGAAGCACCACAGCATCCCGGTACCCCCGGAGGCCGCCTACAAGCAGGCGCGCAAGGGCTCGGGCAAGCAGCAGGCGGCCACCACCATGGCGTTCGTCCGGCTGCTCAAGGACCTGATGCGGGACAAGAACATGGGCTCGCGCATCGTGCCGATCATCCCGGACGAGGCCCGCACCTTCGGCATGGACTCGTTCTTCCCGACGGCGAAGATCTACAACCCCAAGGGCCAGAACTACCTGTCCGTGGACCGCGACCTCTTCCTGTCCTACAAGGAGTCGCCGCAGGGGAAGATCTACCACGTCGGCATCAACGAGGACGGCGCCACCGCCGCCTTCAACGCGGTGGGCACGGCGTACTCCACCCACGGCGAGCCGATGATCCCCGTCTACATCTTCTACTCGATGTTCGGGTTCCAGCGGACGGCCGACAACGTCTGGGCCGCCGGCGACCAGCTCGCGCGCGGCTTCATGATCGGCGCGACGGCGGGCCGCACCACGCTCGCGGGCGAGGGCACCCAGCACATGGACGGCCACTCCCCCGTGATCGCGGGCACCAACCCGGCCGTGAAGCACTACGACCCGGCGTACTCCTACGAGATCGCGCACATCGTGCGTCAGGGCTTCGAGGACATGTACGGCGAGCACGACCGCGGCGAGGACGTCCGCAACGTCATCTACTACCTCACGGTCTACAACGAGCCGATCCACCACATCGACGAGCCCGAGGACCTGGACGTGGAGGGCCTGCTCAAGGGCATCTACCGCCTCTCCGAGGGGCAGGGCGACGGCCCGAAGGTCCAGCTGATGGGCTCCGGCGTCTCGCTGCCGTGGGCCGTGGAGGCGCAGGGCATCCTCGCCGAGGAGTGGGGCGTGAACGCGTCCGTGTGGTCGGTGACCTCGTACAACGAGCTGTACCGCGACGCCGTCGCGGCGGAGAAGGACGCCCTCAAGGACCCGTCGGCCGCCCCGCGCGTGCCGTACGTGACCCAGAAGCTCGAGGGCGCCGAGGGCCCCGTGGTGGCCACCTCGGACTTCGCCACCTCGTGGACGAACCAGATCCGCCCGTTCATCCCGAACCGGTTCGCGGCCCTGGGCGCCGACGAGTTCGGCTTCGCCGACACCCGTTCGGCGGCGCGCCGGTACTTCCTCATCGACTCCCACTCGATGGTGGTCCGCGCCCTGCAGCTCCTCGAGGAGGAGGGCTCCGTGGAGAAGGGCACCGCCGCGAAGGCCCACGAGAAGTACCGCCTGGACGACGTGAACGCCGGCACCACCGGCAACGCGGGCGGCGACGCCTGA
- a CDS encoding ACP S-malonyltransferase: MLAIVCPGQGSQTPGFLSPWLELDGTRALLESLSDAAGVDLVRHGTESDEETIKDTAVAQPLIVAAGLVAAAALEADAAAPASTLVAGHSVGEITAAAVTGVLSPADALALVRVRATGMARAAAATPTGMAAVVGGDQDEVLAAIEAADLAPANVNGAGQIVAAGTAEALAALGESAPARARVIPLKVAGAFHTEHMRPAVEELAAHVAGLSPADPRLTLLSNRDGQAVDAGAEVLSRIVDQVTRPVRWDLCMEAMAEREVTGVLELLPGGTLTGLAKRGLKGTAQLAVKTPEDLDAARAFLAEHTA; the protein is encoded by the coding sequence ATGCTTGCCATCGTGTGCCCCGGACAGGGCTCCCAGACGCCCGGCTTCCTCTCCCCCTGGCTGGAGCTGGACGGCACCCGCGCCCTGCTCGAGTCGCTCTCGGACGCCGCGGGCGTGGACCTCGTCCGCCACGGCACCGAGTCGGACGAGGAGACCATCAAGGACACGGCGGTCGCCCAGCCGCTGATCGTGGCCGCCGGCCTGGTGGCCGCCGCCGCCCTCGAGGCCGACGCCGCCGCCCCGGCGTCAACGCTCGTCGCCGGCCACTCCGTCGGCGAGATCACCGCCGCCGCCGTCACCGGCGTGCTCTCCCCCGCCGACGCGCTCGCCCTCGTGCGGGTGCGCGCCACCGGGATGGCCCGGGCCGCCGCCGCCACGCCCACCGGCATGGCCGCCGTCGTGGGCGGGGACCAGGACGAGGTCCTGGCCGCGATCGAGGCCGCAGACCTCGCCCCCGCGAACGTCAACGGCGCCGGCCAGATCGTGGCCGCCGGCACCGCGGAGGCCCTCGCCGCCCTCGGCGAGTCCGCCCCCGCCCGTGCCCGCGTCATCCCCCTCAAGGTGGCCGGAGCGTTCCACACGGAGCACATGCGCCCCGCCGTCGAGGAGCTCGCCGCCCACGTGGCCGGGCTCTCCCCCGCGGACCCCCGCCTCACCCTGCTCTCCAACCGCGACGGCCAGGCGGTGGACGCGGGCGCCGAGGTGCTCTCCCGGATCGTGGACCAGGTGACCCGCCCCGTGCGCTGGGACCTCTGCATGGAGGCCATGGCCGAGCGGGAGGTCACGGGGGTCCTCGAGCTCCTGCCCGGTGGCACACTGACCGGACTGGCCAAGCGCGGGCTCAAGGGCACCGCTCAGCTCGCCGTGAAGACCCCCGAGGACCTGGACGCCGCGCGGGCGTTCCTGGCCGAGCACACGGCCTGA
- a CDS encoding beta-ketoacyl-ACP synthase III → MTVTLKQHERPAASRIASVGAYRPKNLVPNEDLVGPIDSSDEWIRQRTGIVTRQRATAEETVPAMAVAAGREALERAGLTGADLDAVIVSTVTFPHATPSAATLVAHELGATPAPAFDVSAACAGYCYGVAQADALVRAGAAKHVLVVGVERLSDHVDPTDRSISFLLGDGAGAVIVSAADEPGISPSVWGSDGERWEAISMTHSQLELRDVVEQARTSGDASAITGSEEMVWPTLRQDGPSVFRWAVWSMAKVAREALDAAGVEPEDLVAFIPHQANMRIIDEFAKQLKLPESVTVARDIADAGNTSAASIPLAMHRLLEEDPSLSGGLALQIGFGAGLVYGAQVVRLP, encoded by the coding sequence ATGACCGTCACCCTGAAGCAGCACGAGCGCCCCGCGGCGAGCCGCATCGCCTCCGTCGGCGCCTACCGTCCGAAGAACCTCGTCCCCAACGAGGACCTCGTCGGCCCGATCGACTCCTCGGACGAGTGGATCCGCCAGCGCACCGGCATCGTCACCCGCCAGCGCGCGACCGCGGAGGAGACCGTCCCGGCCATGGCCGTCGCCGCCGGACGCGAGGCCCTCGAGCGGGCCGGCCTGACCGGCGCGGACCTCGACGCAGTGATCGTCTCCACCGTGACGTTCCCGCACGCCACCCCCTCCGCGGCCACCCTCGTGGCCCACGAGCTCGGCGCCACCCCCGCCCCCGCCTTCGACGTCTCGGCCGCCTGCGCCGGCTACTGCTACGGCGTGGCCCAGGCCGACGCCCTGGTGCGCGCCGGCGCCGCCAAGCACGTGCTCGTCGTCGGCGTGGAGCGCCTGTCCGACCACGTGGACCCCACCGACCGCTCCATCTCCTTCCTGCTGGGCGACGGCGCGGGCGCCGTGATCGTCTCCGCCGCGGACGAGCCGGGCATCTCCCCCTCCGTGTGGGGCTCGGACGGCGAGCGCTGGGAGGCCATCTCCATGACGCACTCCCAGCTCGAGCTGCGCGACGTCGTCGAGCAGGCCCGCACCAGCGGCGACGCCTCGGCGATCACCGGCTCCGAGGAGATGGTCTGGCCCACGCTGCGCCAGGACGGCCCCTCCGTGTTCCGCTGGGCCGTGTGGTCCATGGCAAAGGTGGCCCGCGAGGCCCTCGACGCCGCCGGCGTGGAGCCCGAGGACCTCGTGGCGTTCATCCCCCACCAGGCGAACATGCGGATCATCGACGAGTTCGCCAAGCAGCTGAAGCTGCCGGAGTCCGTGACCGTGGCCCGAGACATCGCGGACGCCGGCAATACCTCCGCGGCCTCCATCCCGCTGGCCATGCACCGCCTCCTGGAGGAGGACCCGTCGCTCTCCGGCGGCCTGGCCCTGCAGATCGGCTTCGGCGCCGGGCTCGTGTACGGCGCCCAGGTGGTGCGCCTCCCCTGA
- a CDS encoding PucR family transcriptional regulator, whose protein sequence is MPEPRSAAPRPVSTEGRARLRSHLGALNTAVLQRLDATLPWYRGLTPDERSALGLVAQRALQGFISWFDRPTTAGHVLQDVFGPAPTDLTRAISLKRALQLIRTMVDVVETRVPELLAERDQAPIREHVLHYSREVAFALADVYARAAEMRGAMDSRLEAVLLDAVLRGQDPDEIRHRATALGWRGDHRVMVMAGLAPGQDQPAFIPGLRRAAAKLDCDLLVGVQAERLVLVIGSVTDAQVVGEALTPWFAPGPVILGPVVDSLVEAHVSARHTLAGLGAAPAHPRAVRPTPAEDLLPERALLGDPTACEALVDGVYAPLTDAGTALLETVDAYGALGHSLEGTARELFVHANTVRYRLKRVAEVTGWDPLVPRDAYVLQTAVTLGRLAGSRPGVAEASA, encoded by the coding sequence ATGCCCGAGCCCCGATCCGCCGCCCCGCGCCCCGTGAGCACCGAGGGGCGCGCCCGCCTGCGCAGCCACCTGGGCGCCCTCAACACGGCCGTGCTGCAGCGGCTCGACGCCACGCTGCCCTGGTACCGAGGGCTGACCCCGGACGAGCGCAGCGCCCTCGGTCTCGTGGCCCAGCGCGCCCTGCAGGGCTTCATCTCCTGGTTCGATCGCCCGACGACGGCAGGCCACGTCCTCCAGGACGTCTTCGGCCCGGCGCCGACCGACCTCACGCGCGCCATCTCCCTGAAGCGCGCGCTGCAGCTGATCCGCACGATGGTGGACGTCGTGGAGACCCGCGTGCCCGAGCTGCTGGCCGAGCGGGACCAGGCGCCCATCCGCGAGCACGTCCTGCACTACTCCCGGGAGGTCGCCTTCGCCCTGGCAGACGTCTACGCGCGCGCCGCGGAGATGCGCGGGGCGATGGACTCCCGGCTCGAGGCGGTGCTCCTGGACGCCGTACTGCGCGGCCAGGACCCGGACGAGATCCGCCACCGCGCCACGGCGCTGGGCTGGCGCGGGGACCACCGCGTCATGGTGATGGCGGGCCTGGCGCCGGGCCAGGACCAGCCGGCCTTCATCCCGGGGCTGCGCCGGGCGGCCGCGAAGCTGGACTGCGACCTGCTCGTGGGCGTGCAGGCGGAGCGGCTCGTGCTCGTGATCGGCTCGGTCACGGACGCGCAGGTGGTGGGCGAGGCCCTCACGCCCTGGTTCGCCCCGGGCCCGGTGATCCTCGGCCCCGTGGTGGACTCCCTCGTGGAGGCGCACGTCTCGGCCCGGCACACGCTCGCCGGGCTCGGCGCCGCCCCCGCGCACCCGCGCGCCGTGCGGCCCACGCCGGCCGAGGACCTGCTGCCGGAGCGGGCGCTGCTGGGCGACCCCACGGCCTGCGAGGCCCTCGTGGACGGCGTGTACGCGCCGCTGACGGACGCCGGCACCGCGCTGCTGGAGACGGTGGACGCGTACGGCGCGCTCGGCCACTCCCTCGAGGGCACGGCGCGGGAGCTCTTCGTCCACGCGAACACGGTGCGGTACCGCCTCAAGCGGGTGGCCGAGGTGACGGGCTGGGACCCCCTGGTCCCCCGGGACGCGTACGTGCTGCAGACGGCAGTGACCCTCGGGCGGCTCGCCGGGTCCCGGCCGGGCGTCGCCGAGGCCTCCGCCTGA